One stretch of Roseibium sp. HPY-6 DNA includes these proteins:
- a CDS encoding ATP-binding cassette domain-containing protein, whose translation MSDSVPIVEGRGIVKRYGHVTAIDHSDFELRNNEILAVIGDNGAGKSSIVKAICGATIPDEGEILIDGKPVSFTSPTQARDMGIEIVYQTLAMSPAMSIADNMFMGRELRKPGFMGKFLRQLDRPAMEKFAREKLTELGLMTVQSINQTVETLSGGQRQGVAVARAAAFATKFIIMDEPTAALGVKESRRVLELIQDVKSRGIPIVLISHNMPHVFEVADRIHIHRLGKRLCTVRPEDCSMSDAVALMTGAMDPPSDLAA comes from the coding sequence ATGTCTGACAGTGTTCCCATTGTAGAGGGCCGCGGTATCGTCAAGCGTTATGGTCATGTCACCGCGATCGACCATTCAGACTTTGAATTGCGTAACAACGAAATCCTGGCCGTCATAGGCGACAACGGCGCTGGAAAATCGTCGATCGTAAAGGCGATTTGCGGCGCCACCATCCCGGATGAAGGTGAAATCCTGATTGACGGCAAGCCCGTCAGTTTCACATCCCCGACGCAGGCGCGGGATATGGGGATCGAAATCGTCTACCAGACCCTCGCCATGTCGCCAGCCATGTCCATTGCCGACAACATGTTCATGGGGCGCGAACTCCGCAAACCAGGTTTCATGGGAAAATTCCTGCGGCAACTCGACCGGCCGGCGATGGAAAAGTTTGCGCGTGAAAAGCTCACGGAACTTGGCCTGATGACCGTGCAATCGATCAACCAGACCGTTGAGACATTATCGGGCGGACAGAGACAAGGCGTAGCTGTGGCCAGGGCTGCTGCCTTTGCGACCAAGTTCATCATCATGGACGAGCCGACTGCTGCGCTGGGTGTCAAGGAAAGCCGGCGTGTGCTGGAGCTGATCCAGGACGTGAAGTCGCGGGGAATACCGATCGTTCTCATCAGTCATAATATGCCGCACGTCTTCGAGGTCGCCGACCGGATCCACATTCACCGGTTGGGCAAACGGCTTTGTACCGTCAGACCCGAAGACTGCTCCATGTCCGATGCGGTTGCGCTGATGACGGGTGCAATGGACCCACCCAGTGACCTTGCGGCGTGA
- a CDS encoding ROK family transcriptional regulator produces the protein MTETRTSGRGSNSAQLRRYNERIVLQILRRAGEASKAELARAVQLTNAAIGAIIQDLIEEGLIFEAGKRHDGSRGQPATILKLAPDGAYSFGVRLDRTNLETVLMDFSGQIIDRRIHDMILPAPDQAVETLVKDLTELRMHLSEDKQSRITGIGLAQPFNLGAWLHELGLPEADFKKWDDFDLAAALEDAMKLPVFSENDGTAAAVAELFYGKGRQNDNFLYLFLGPAIGGGLVLKGDVVRGMSGNAADVAFMPVPPSGLSTAPKPKQAWDLLLTRASLVALARHMSPANFEALSRSDLQAAVEANDIKYQEWLADCATALALALRSAYALLDISLIVIDGDLRGSFPKTFQQALRSAVEDAAPEKRQSPEIEVGSFAHDAGAIGAASLPQFFNFSPRATILTGGKDKGPAGAGSSGDRTSFPARAARLGSHLAEPDRSN, from the coding sequence GTGACTGAGACCAGGACATCCGGTCGTGGCTCGAATTCCGCGCAACTGCGCCGTTACAACGAGCGCATCGTCCTGCAGATCCTGCGGCGCGCGGGTGAGGCCTCCAAGGCGGAACTTGCGCGTGCTGTGCAACTGACCAACGCGGCAATTGGCGCGATTATCCAGGATCTGATCGAAGAAGGCCTCATATTCGAGGCCGGCAAACGCCATGACGGCAGCCGGGGACAGCCCGCAACGATCCTGAAGCTTGCGCCCGACGGCGCTTATTCGTTCGGCGTACGTCTTGACCGAACAAACCTTGAAACCGTGCTGATGGATTTTTCCGGCCAGATCATAGACCGGCGCATTCACGACATGATCTTGCCTGCCCCCGATCAGGCCGTCGAGACGCTGGTCAAGGACCTGACCGAGCTGCGCATGCATTTGAGCGAGGACAAACAATCCAGGATCACGGGCATCGGTCTGGCTCAGCCGTTCAATCTGGGCGCATGGCTGCATGAACTCGGTCTGCCGGAAGCCGACTTCAAAAAGTGGGACGACTTCGACCTTGCCGCGGCGCTTGAAGATGCGATGAAATTGCCCGTGTTCAGTGAAAACGACGGCACTGCGGCAGCCGTTGCCGAACTGTTTTACGGCAAGGGCAGACAGAATGACAACTTCCTGTACCTGTTCCTGGGCCCTGCTATCGGTGGCGGTCTCGTCCTGAAGGGTGACGTTGTCCGGGGCATGTCCGGCAACGCCGCGGACGTTGCCTTCATGCCTGTCCCGCCAAGTGGTCTTTCAACCGCTCCAAAACCAAAACAGGCCTGGGACTTGCTGCTGACACGCGCCTCGCTGGTCGCGCTGGCACGGCACATGTCGCCTGCCAACTTTGAAGCGCTCAGCCGCTCCGACCTGCAGGCTGCTGTGGAAGCTAACGACATAAAGTATCAGGAATGGCTGGCAGATTGCGCCACAGCCTTGGCCCTCGCACTGCGCTCGGCTTATGCACTTCTCGATATTTCTCTGATCGTTATCGACGGCGATCTGCGAGGCTCTTTCCCGAAAACATTCCAGCAGGCGCTCAGATCCGCGGTCGAAGACGCAGCTCCAGAAAAGCGTCAGTCGCCGGAAATCGAAGTCGGCAGCTTTGCACATGATGCGGGCGCGATTGGAGCCGCAAGCTTGCCGCAATTTTTCAACTTCTCACCGAGAGCGACAATCCTCACGGGCGGGAAGGACAAAGGACCCGCCGGAGCAGGCAGTTCGGGAGACCGAACCAGCTTTCCGGCAAGGGCAGCGAGATTGGGGTCACATCTGGCCGAACCCGACCGCTCAAACTGA
- a CDS encoding ABC transporter permease, with translation MSQTKDGTDNYESAASRSDSVAEFEDHRRGFLGQVQHTLHANPSLVPLVVLIVAIIVFGLLLGSKFFSPFAMTLILQQVQIVGIVAAAQSLIILTAGIDLSVGAIMVFSSVIMGQFTFRYGIPAPIAVACGLAVGTMIGALNGWLVSRVKLPPFIVTLGMWQIVLATNFLYSANETIRSQEIEANAPFLQFFGTKFNIGGAVFTVGVIFMLILVLVLAYALRHTAWGRHVYAVGDDPEAAGLSGVNVHRTLMSVYMLSGLICAFAGWALIGRIGSVSPTSGQLANIESITAVVIGGISLFGGRGSILGSLFGALIVGVFTLGLRLLGADAQWTFLLIGLLIIAAVAADQWIRKVSA, from the coding sequence ATGTCTCAAACAAAGGACGGGACCGATAACTACGAATCTGCCGCCAGCAGATCGGACTCGGTCGCCGAATTCGAAGACCATCGGCGCGGTTTTCTCGGACAGGTGCAGCACACGCTGCACGCCAATCCGTCCCTGGTGCCGCTCGTCGTGCTCATCGTTGCAATTATCGTCTTCGGCTTGTTGTTGGGATCCAAGTTCTTTTCGCCTTTTGCGATGACGTTGATCCTCCAGCAGGTTCAAATCGTGGGAATTGTGGCAGCTGCGCAAAGCCTGATTATCCTGACCGCCGGAATTGACCTGAGCGTTGGTGCCATCATGGTCTTTTCCTCGGTGATCATGGGACAATTCACATTCCGCTATGGGATTCCTGCTCCAATTGCCGTCGCCTGCGGCCTCGCAGTTGGAACGATGATCGGCGCGTTGAACGGTTGGCTGGTAAGCCGGGTCAAGCTCCCACCGTTCATCGTCACACTCGGGATGTGGCAGATTGTGCTTGCGACGAACTTCCTTTACTCGGCCAACGAAACCATCAGGTCGCAGGAAATCGAAGCGAACGCCCCTTTCCTTCAGTTCTTCGGAACAAAGTTCAATATCGGTGGTGCTGTGTTCACCGTGGGCGTGATCTTCATGTTGATCCTGGTTCTTGTGCTTGCCTACGCGCTTCGTCACACGGCCTGGGGGCGACACGTCTATGCCGTTGGCGACGATCCGGAAGCTGCCGGACTATCGGGTGTCAACGTCCACCGAACCCTCATGTCGGTCTACATGCTTTCAGGACTGATATGCGCCTTTGCCGGGTGGGCCCTGATCGGCCGTATCGGATCTGTGTCGCCGACCTCCGGACAGCTCGCAAATATTGAGAGCATCACCGCGGTGGTGATCGGCGGCATTTCTCTCTTCGGCGGACGCGGATCAATCCTTGGTTCCTTGTTCGGCGCACTGATCGTCGGCGTCTTCACGCTCGGGCTGAGGCTTCTCGGCGCGGATGCGCAGTGGACCTTTCTTCTCATCGGGCTTCTCATCATCGCTGCCGTCGCAGCCGACCAGTGGATCAGAAAGGTATCGGCATAA
- the ade gene encoding adenine deaminase: protein MTVKHDEVFLERAIAIGSGEAPADLVIKNARLFNVMDGSREETDIAVCQDRIVGTYGTYEGSVTIEAKGLTAVPGFIDTHLHVESSLVTPFEFDRCVLPHGVTTAICDPHEIANVLGAEGIRYFLDASLETVMDLRINLSSCVPATSFETAGACLEIDDILPFADHEKVIGLAEFMNFPGVLARDPKVLAKLAAFQDGHIDGHAPLLSGLGLNGYLAAGIRTDHEATSAEEALEKLSKGMTILMREGSVSKDLDALAPILKSDVSAFVALCTDDRNPLDIAEEGHLDSMIRRLIGKGIRPLDAYRSASWSAANAFGLADRGMIAPGKRADIVLLNDFEDCRVEQVISAGRPVSDELFAARGTVAPVGLQSVRLDAVSAEDFDVPARNSDTSVIGVLPGKIITEHLVKRLPVADGKSLADLDQDVLKVAVVERHKGIGHVGRGFVHGFGMTRGAIASSVGHDSHNICVVGADDAAMAIAVNRVIAMNGGFAVADSDSVMAELALPLAGLMSLEPFETVKTALEALRAAAKSLGCTLEEPFLQVAFLPLPVIPHLKITDLGVFDVDKFELIDQGS, encoded by the coding sequence ATGACGGTCAAGCATGACGAAGTCTTTCTCGAGCGGGCAATTGCGATAGGTTCGGGGGAGGCGCCTGCGGACCTTGTGATCAAGAATGCACGTCTTTTCAACGTGATGGACGGTAGTCGCGAGGAAACCGACATCGCTGTTTGCCAGGATCGCATCGTTGGCACCTACGGCACCTACGAAGGCAGTGTTACGATCGAAGCAAAGGGTTTGACAGCGGTTCCCGGTTTCATTGATACGCATCTTCATGTCGAATCCTCTCTTGTTACGCCGTTTGAATTTGATCGCTGCGTCCTGCCGCACGGGGTGACCACGGCCATATGCGATCCTCATGAGATTGCGAATGTTCTCGGCGCCGAAGGCATCCGTTATTTTCTCGACGCGTCGCTGGAGACGGTCATGGACCTGAGGATCAATCTATCCTCCTGCGTGCCGGCCACATCCTTTGAAACTGCGGGCGCCTGTCTGGAAATCGATGACATATTGCCTTTCGCCGACCATGAGAAAGTCATTGGCCTTGCGGAATTCATGAATTTTCCAGGCGTTCTCGCGCGCGACCCGAAGGTTCTTGCGAAACTGGCCGCTTTCCAGGACGGACACATCGATGGACATGCGCCGTTGCTCTCCGGGCTTGGTCTCAATGGCTATCTAGCGGCTGGCATCAGGACGGACCATGAGGCAACGAGTGCAGAGGAAGCTCTTGAGAAACTTTCCAAGGGCATGACGATCCTGATGCGTGAGGGCTCTGTCTCAAAAGATCTTGATGCTCTCGCGCCGATCCTGAAGTCCGATGTTTCGGCCTTTGTCGCGCTCTGCACGGATGACCGGAACCCGCTCGACATAGCCGAAGAAGGCCACCTTGACAGCATGATCCGGCGGTTGATCGGCAAAGGCATTCGTCCTCTTGACGCCTACCGTTCTGCCAGCTGGTCGGCAGCCAATGCCTTCGGGCTCGCAGACCGCGGGATGATTGCGCCCGGAAAGCGCGCCGATATTGTTCTGCTCAATGACTTTGAAGACTGCCGGGTCGAACAGGTCATCAGCGCCGGTCGGCCGGTGAGCGACGAACTCTTTGCTGCACGCGGTACCGTTGCGCCGGTCGGCTTGCAAAGCGTCAGGCTTGACGCAGTTTCGGCTGAAGATTTCGATGTTCCGGCCCGCAACAGCGACACATCGGTGATTGGCGTGCTGCCCGGCAAAATCATCACTGAACACCTCGTTAAAAGGCTTCCTGTTGCCGACGGGAAGTCACTCGCTGATCTGGATCAGGATGTTTTGAAAGTGGCGGTTGTTGAACGGCACAAGGGGATCGGCCATGTTGGCCGCGGCTTCGTGCATGGATTTGGCATGACGCGCGGCGCGATTGCGAGTTCGGTCGGCCACGACAGCCACAATATCTGCGTTGTCGGTGCGGATGACGCCGCAATGGCCATTGCAGTCAATCGTGTGATCGCGATGAATGGCGGTTTTGCAGTTGCTGACAGTGATAGCGTCATGGCGGAACTCGCCTTGCCGCTTGCAGGACTGATGAGCCTTGAGCCGTTTGAGACGGTGAAGACGGCTCTCGAGGCCCTGCGGGCCGCTGCCAAGTCACTGGGTTGTACGCTGGAAGAACCGTTCCTGCAGGTCGCCTTCCTGCCGCTGCCCGTCATTCCGCATCTGAAGATCACCGATCTCGGCGTTTTCGATGTCGACAAGTTCGAGCTGATCGATCAGGGATCGTGA
- a CDS encoding carbohydrate kinase, with amino-acid sequence MFLICGEALFDLFGEPGADTVSFDARIGGSPFNVAMGLARLGENAAFFGGISKDALGEKLVDKFRKEGVSDRYILRTDYLTTLSLVQKDAHGHPAYTFYGANAADRMVTESDLPTLTETPAFLHVGSYTALLEPVAGSLKTFIERTRAHTLISFDPNIRPTVEPDMALWRKNTDTLSSLSDIIKVSDEDLGLISPEEPVADVARRWLSNGPGLVIVTRGGDGASAYTSGFETHCPGIKVNVEDTVGAGDTFQAALLSGLNKLGAKDRKSLSALDESSVNRLLTFAVKAAGITCSRRGADLPRLAELQKEWSELI; translated from the coding sequence ATGTTCTTGATTTGCGGTGAAGCCCTGTTCGACCTTTTCGGTGAACCGGGTGCAGACACAGTGTCGTTTGACGCCCGGATCGGCGGCTCGCCGTTCAACGTGGCGATGGGCCTTGCGAGATTGGGTGAAAATGCCGCCTTCTTCGGCGGCATATCGAAAGACGCCCTGGGTGAAAAGCTGGTCGACAAATTCCGCAAGGAAGGCGTTTCGGATCGCTACATTCTGCGGACCGATTATCTGACGACGCTCAGCCTGGTTCAAAAAGACGCGCACGGGCACCCAGCCTACACATTCTACGGTGCAAACGCGGCCGACCGCATGGTCACTGAAAGTGATCTTCCAACGCTCACCGAAACGCCCGCATTCCTGCATGTCGGCTCTTACACCGCTCTTTTGGAACCGGTCGCGGGAAGCTTGAAGACATTCATCGAACGCACGCGAGCGCATACGCTCATCTCATTTGATCCCAATATCCGCCCGACGGTCGAACCCGACATGGCGCTATGGCGCAAAAACACCGACACCCTTTCCTCCCTGTCCGACATTATCAAGGTCAGCGACGAGGATCTTGGTTTGATCTCGCCTGAAGAACCGGTTGCCGATGTCGCCCGGCGCTGGCTGTCAAACGGCCCCGGGCTTGTTATCGTCACGCGTGGCGGCGACGGCGCGTCAGCTTATACGAGCGGCTTTGAAACACATTGCCCCGGGATAAAGGTCAATGTTGAGGACACTGTCGGTGCCGGAGACACGTTTCAAGCGGCATTGCTGTCCGGCCTGAACAAACTCGGTGCAAAGGACAGGAAATCACTGTCGGCACTTGACGAGAGCAGCGTCAATCGCCTTCTTACATTCGCGGTAAAAGCAGCCGGCATCACCTGCTCGCGCCGCGGAGCGGACCTTCCTAGGTTGGCGGAGCTGCAAAAAGAATGGTCAGAGCTCATTTGA
- the edd gene encoding phosphogluconate dehydratase, whose amino-acid sequence MALQDRIGEVTERIVKRSHDSRSIYLDRIGQAADKGPQRSRLSCGNLAHGFAACGVSDKQALSGDVVPNLGIITAYNDMLSAHQPYETYPSLIREAAHEVGAVAQVAGGVPAMCDGVTQGQDGMELSLFSRDVIAMAAAVGLSHQMFDAAVFLGICDKIVPGLAIAALSFGHLPAVFIPAGPMTTGISNDDKAKVRQLYAEGKVGRDALLESESKAYHSPGTCTFYGTANSNQMLMEIMGLHMPGASFINPGTPLRDALTREATRRALAISALGNEFTPAGEIIDEKAIVNGVVGLHATGGSTNHTMHLVAIAATAGIKLTWDDISDLSDVVPLLARVYPNGKADVNHFQAAGGLAFLIRELLSDGYLHQDVKTVYGTDLSGYTVEAGLDEDGNVVRQDAPQVSGDETVLAPLAKAFQPTGGLKMLTGNMGKAVIKVSAVAKERHIIEAPARVFHSQDDFLDAFNNKELKGDVAAVVRFQGPKAIGMPELHKLTPCLGILQDKGYKVALITDGRMSGASGKVPAAIHVTPEAASGGPIARIKDGDMIRINAETGELQVLVNEAEFNARPLAESDLSAHQFGVGRDLFAAFRANVGAADDGAHVFSA is encoded by the coding sequence ATGGCTCTCCAGGACCGAATTGGTGAAGTTACGGAACGGATTGTCAAACGCAGCCATGACAGCCGGTCCATCTATCTGGACCGGATCGGACAGGCGGCCGACAAGGGACCGCAACGATCCCGGCTCTCTTGCGGCAACCTGGCGCACGGTTTCGCCGCATGCGGCGTTTCCGACAAGCAGGCTCTTTCAGGCGACGTCGTTCCAAATCTTGGCATTATCACGGCCTACAATGACATGCTGTCGGCGCACCAGCCCTACGAGACCTATCCTTCTCTTATCCGGGAGGCCGCCCACGAGGTCGGTGCGGTTGCCCAGGTGGCGGGTGGGGTGCCGGCCATGTGCGACGGCGTTACCCAGGGCCAGGACGGCATGGAACTGTCTTTGTTTTCGCGCGACGTGATCGCGATGGCCGCCGCCGTCGGGTTGTCCCATCAGATGTTCGACGCTGCGGTCTTTCTCGGCATTTGCGACAAGATCGTGCCCGGGCTTGCGATCGCCGCCCTCTCCTTCGGTCACCTGCCCGCGGTCTTCATACCCGCAGGACCGATGACAACCGGCATCTCGAACGACGACAAGGCCAAGGTGCGTCAGCTCTATGCTGAAGGAAAGGTCGGGCGGGACGCCCTCCTGGAAAGCGAATCGAAGGCCTATCATTCGCCCGGCACCTGCACGTTCTACGGCACGGCAAACTCCAACCAGATGCTGATGGAAATCATGGGGCTTCATATGCCTGGCGCCTCCTTCATCAACCCGGGCACACCGCTCCGTGACGCGCTGACCAGGGAAGCAACCAGGCGTGCGCTCGCGATTTCGGCGCTTGGAAACGAGTTCACGCCTGCGGGCGAAATCATTGACGAAAAAGCGATCGTCAACGGTGTCGTCGGATTGCACGCAACCGGCGGATCGACCAACCACACGATGCATCTGGTTGCGATTGCAGCGACCGCCGGCATCAAGCTGACTTGGGACGACATATCCGACCTTTCCGATGTCGTGCCGCTGCTGGCCCGTGTTTATCCGAACGGCAAGGCGGATGTGAACCACTTCCAGGCGGCCGGCGGGCTCGCGTTCCTGATCCGGGAACTTCTTTCAGACGGCTATCTCCACCAGGATGTCAAAACCGTCTACGGCACCGATCTGTCGGGCTATACGGTCGAAGCCGGGCTTGACGAAGACGGCAACGTGGTGCGCCAGGACGCGCCACAGGTATCAGGCGATGAAACGGTGCTCGCACCGCTTGCCAAAGCCTTCCAACCGACAGGCGGCCTGAAAATGCTGACCGGAAATATGGGCAAGGCGGTCATCAAGGTTTCGGCCGTTGCAAAGGAGCGCCACATCATAGAGGCCCCTGCCCGCGTCTTTCATTCCCAGGACGACTTTCTGGACGCCTTCAACAACAAGGAACTGAAAGGCGACGTCGCCGCTGTCGTTCGCTTCCAGGGCCCGAAGGCGATTGGCATGCCGGAACTGCACAAACTGACGCCATGCCTCGGGATCTTGCAGGACAAGGGCTACAAGGTTGCACTGATCACCGATGGCCGCATGTCTGGTGCGTCCGGCAAAGTCCCGGCAGCAATCCATGTTACGCCGGAAGCGGCAAGCGGGGGTCCGATTGCCCGGATCAAGGACGGCGACATGATCCGGATCAATGCGGAGACCGGTGAATTGCAAGTTCTTGTCAATGAAGCCGAATTCAATGCCCGCCCCCTGGCGGAAAGTGACCTGAGCGCGCACCAGTTCGGCGTCGGCAGGGATTTGTTCGCCGCCTTCCGCGCAAATGTCGGTGCTGCCGACGATGGCGCGCACGTGTTCAGCGCTTGA
- a CDS encoding sugar ABC transporter substrate-binding protein, producing the protein MIRKLLATGSVLAAMAAAPAAAADISACLITKTDTNPFFVKMKEGATAKANELGIELKSFAGKVDGDHETQVAAIETCIADGAKGILLTASDTSSIVPAVKQARDNGLLVIALDTPLSPIDAADATFATDNFLAGELIGKWAAGALGDKAADAKIGMLDLAISQPTVGVLRDQGFLQGFGIDLGDPNKWGDETDARIVGNDVTQGNEEGGRRAMENLLAKDPMINVVYTINEPAAAGAYEALKAIGRENDVLIVSVDGGCPGVQNVKDGVIGATSQQYPLLMASLGIEAIKTWADSGAKPEPTPGKDFFDTGVALVTDKPVDGVDSIDTAKGTELCWG; encoded by the coding sequence ATGATCCGCAAACTACTAGCGACTGGTTCAGTCCTGGCTGCCATGGCGGCAGCACCGGCAGCAGCTGCCGACATTTCAGCCTGCCTGATCACCAAAACCGACACCAACCCGTTCTTCGTGAAAATGAAGGAAGGCGCAACGGCCAAGGCGAATGAACTTGGCATCGAGCTGAAGTCCTTTGCCGGAAAAGTCGATGGCGACCATGAAACCCAGGTTGCTGCGATCGAGACCTGCATCGCCGATGGTGCAAAAGGCATCCTGCTGACCGCCTCCGATACTTCTTCGATCGTACCGGCAGTTAAACAGGCTCGGGACAACGGTCTTCTGGTCATTGCGCTCGACACGCCATTGAGCCCGATCGACGCGGCGGACGCAACCTTCGCAACGGACAACTTCCTTGCGGGTGAGCTGATCGGCAAATGGGCAGCCGGCGCTCTTGGCGACAAGGCTGCCGATGCAAAAATCGGCATGCTCGACCTGGCGATCAGTCAGCCGACGGTGGGTGTCCTCCGTGACCAGGGCTTCCTTCAGGGCTTCGGCATCGACCTTGGCGATCCCAACAAGTGGGGCGATGAGACGGACGCGCGCATCGTTGGCAACGACGTAACGCAGGGCAACGAAGAAGGTGGCCGCCGCGCCATGGAGAACCTTCTCGCAAAAGACCCGATGATCAACGTTGTTTACACGATCAACGAACCAGCGGCTGCCGGTGCATATGAAGCGCTGAAGGCCATCGGTCGTGAGAACGACGTGTTGATCGTCTCGGTCGACGGTGGGTGCCCGGGCGTTCAAAACGTCAAGGACGGCGTGATCGGCGCAACATCCCAGCAATATCCGCTTCTGATGGCTTCGCTTGGTATCGAAGCGATCAAGACATGGGCTGACAGCGGTGCGAAACCTGAGCCGACCCCGGGCAAGGATTTCTTCGATACCGGCGTTGCCCTTGTCACTGACAAGCCGGTCGATGGTGTGGACTCCATCGATACCGCGAAGGGCACGGAGCTCTGCTGGGGCTAA
- the zwf gene encoding glucose-6-phosphate dehydrogenase: MAVRVIEVQEFDLVVFGASGDLAHRKLLPALYHRDADGQMPEKARIICSARRDYTDDDYRAWAKKALEEHVHDLDKEHLDQFLKRLHYVKIDVAAAVGFEDLKTILDEREDVIRAFYLAVGPDLFGTICENLGRVGVVNSHARVVIEKPIGKDGASAKALNDTVGAVFNEHQIFRIDHYLGKETVQNLMALRFANALFEPLWNAAHIDHVQITVAESLGVGGRAGYYDTAGALRDMVQNHILQLLCLVAMEPPESMNADSVRDEKLKVLKALSPIDAQSADKLTVRGQYRAGASAGGAVPGYLEELGDDDSRTETFVALKAEIANWRWAGVPFYLRTGKRLAQRVSEIVVQFRPIPHSIFDTETGKVTANRLIIRLQPDEGVKMQIMIKDPGPGGMRLRQVPLDMSFAEAFKVRNPDAYERLIMDVIRGNQTLFMRRDEVDAAWAWVDPILAAWSSSKETPKGYTAGTWGPSASIALVERDGRTWSEEDSV, encoded by the coding sequence ATGGCGGTACGCGTCATTGAAGTTCAAGAGTTCGACCTCGTTGTCTTCGGTGCTTCGGGCGACCTGGCTCACCGCAAACTTCTGCCCGCCCTCTATCATCGCGACGCGGATGGCCAGATGCCGGAAAAGGCACGGATCATCTGCAGTGCGCGCCGGGACTATACGGATGACGACTATCGGGCGTGGGCTAAAAAGGCACTTGAGGAACATGTCCACGACCTTGACAAGGAACACCTCGACCAGTTCCTAAAGCGATTGCATTACGTGAAAATCGACGTGGCGGCTGCGGTCGGGTTCGAGGACCTGAAAACGATCCTTGATGAACGCGAAGACGTGATCAGGGCGTTTTACCTTGCCGTTGGCCCGGACCTGTTCGGGACGATCTGCGAGAACCTCGGCCGTGTCGGCGTCGTCAACAGCCACGCGCGGGTCGTGATCGAGAAACCGATCGGCAAGGACGGTGCGTCGGCCAAGGCTCTCAACGACACCGTTGGTGCCGTTTTCAACGAACACCAGATATTCCGTATCGATCACTACCTCGGCAAGGAAACCGTTCAAAACCTGATGGCGCTGAGGTTTGCCAATGCGCTGTTCGAACCGCTCTGGAATGCGGCCCATATCGACCACGTTCAGATTACCGTGGCCGAATCCCTGGGCGTCGGTGGTCGCGCCGGTTATTACGACACGGCCGGAGCGCTGCGGGACATGGTTCAGAACCATATTCTTCAGCTCCTTTGCCTGGTCGCCATGGAGCCGCCCGAATCGATGAATGCCGACAGCGTCCGGGATGAGAAACTGAAAGTCCTGAAGGCTCTCTCGCCGATTGATGCCCAAAGCGCAGACAAACTGACCGTACGTGGACAATACCGGGCTGGGGCCTCCGCCGGCGGCGCTGTGCCTGGCTATCTTGAGGAACTGGGCGACGACGACAGCCGCACGGAAACCTTCGTTGCTCTCAAGGCGGAAATTGCCAACTGGCGTTGGGCCGGCGTGCCGTTCTACCTGCGGACCGGCAAACGGCTTGCACAGCGCGTTTCGGAGATTGTCGTTCAATTCCGCCCGATACCGCATTCGATCTTCGACACGGAAACCGGGAAAGTCACTGCAAACCGCCTCATTATCCGTCTGCAACCGGATGAAGGCGTCAAGATGCAGATCATGATCAAGGACCCGGGCCCTGGCGGCATGAGACTGAGGCAGGTCCCGCTCGACATGAGTTTTGCCGAGGCGTTCAAGGTGCGTAATCCGGATGCTTATGAGCGCTTGATCATGGATGTGATCCGCGGCAATCAGACCCTTTTCATGCGGCGCGACGAAGTGGATGCCGCCTGGGCCTGGGTCGACCCCATCTTGGCGGCCTGGAGTTCCTCCAAGGAAACGCCTAAGGGATATACCGCAGGCACTTGGGGGCCCTCGGCGTCCATCGCACTCGTCGAACGCGACGGACGCACGTGGTCCGAAGAGGACTCGGTCTAG